The window AAATCATTATTGTACTTCTTTGGTTTATTATTACAAACATAGTAGGTAATAAATAGTTGGTTTTAGTCCAAACATGTATAATGGAAAAGGCAAACTCACCACTTCTCTGTGCTTCCTGTTTTTTAAATCTGTAAAAATCTAGAGCAActtctttgtttttctttctaGCCATGTTATCAAGGACAGCAGCTTGAGCAACAGAACCCACAGTTATCCCACTCTCGGAATCAGTTGTCTTCTTCCTGCCTTTATGGTGCACCACAACTGTCCATCCTCCTTCTGCAGCAATTGCTTCTCTTTCTCTCCTTTCCTGGATATACCAGTTCCAGAACTATAAGATGGAGTGGATATATTTCCAGAGTGACTATATTTACAATTAAATCAAGCAATCGAGGATGAGTAAACATGCATGTCAGTAACTGAAGCAAAATAAAATGctttatttgatataaaaaaaacaCAAAATGTTTTTTTCCAATTTTGTTAATCAACAATGAAAAAAATGCAGAGTATGCTAAGGCTTTGAGCCTGGCGAGGATGTCATCAGGTATCAAGCATATGCCGCTTACATGGCAGATTTAGTTCCATGATGTTCCAAGAGAAATGCAATGTATATTGAAGCAGTTCATGATATGCACCTGCTCCTGTTGTGCTTCATATGCAGTTATGAACTCGTCAATTCTTTGTTGCAGTATCTTCAAGCCTTGTCTACTCTCTTTATAATTAATAAGCCACTCTGAAAAGCAGAATTCAAATTATCAACAGTCCACAGAAAGGCCTACTTGTTATTACAATAAAATAGTATacttgaaaatggaaaaaaatgtaTGTGGTGGAGTTCAGTAAATGCAGCTGCAAACTTTGGAAAGATAATGCAATAATCGAATGAAAAAAGTATAACTACAAAGGAAACTTGTACCATCAGTCCAGAACATTAAATTGAATCAGAATCCAGTAGGACTCACATGAATTCAGCAAAGACAGGACATGATGATCGTAAGTACTTAATCCCTTATCTAAGAAAATCTTGGTTCACACATAAAGCATGACCACCAAAGTCATAAGGTGCACTATAGACTTGCAATTGATGACTTAGCTTTTCTTCCAAAGTGAACCAGCATATTTCTATTAGTTCTTCAACTAATGTTATAGAAAAAAACACTAGCAATTAATTAACCTAAACTTGCTATTCCAATCTGACTATATATTCCTAGTGAAGAAGGTATATTCATAATAGCCAAAACACCCATAGGCTAAATTGCTATGATCTGTATGCATGATAGCAAGTACATAAAACTGCCTTATCCAAAAATGAATGAGTGCACATAAAGCATGACCACAGCAGACCTAAAGTAAGATTAGGTATGTCATTGGTGACTTAGGTCTTCCAAATGAACCTGCATATCACTAACAAAGTACTTTAACTAATATTAGTGTAAAAACACAAGCAATTAGCTaactcttctattagcttcctgtTTTGGCAAAATATCCCAACTTGATAGGATAACTAACCTATCAACTTCATTGAGCCCAAACCAGTAGTCAAAATGCTTAGGCTAAAGTTGATGGTAGTACACTCATCAtagccttataagtcaatcttagtattAACCCACTTTCAATGTGAGACTGATCAGGGTGTTACAAACTCCCCTACTTAAGggcttgatgtcctcgtcaaggcctaacATAGCTCAAATCAAACTCTAGCATGATGCATGTGAGACATAACCCAGTGGTGACTCCACTGTCGTGATGAGTCCTCTAActctatccacgggtagcccttctcTGATATCAAATATCACAACTTGACCTGATGggataactagcctatcaactttgttGAGGCCAAACCAATGGCCcaaatgcttaagttgaagttgatgaTTAGCACTCATAGACCCTTATTAGCACTCAACagcccacttccaatgtgggagtAATTGGGTGTTACAAACTCAATGATGAAAAAGATAAATGTGTGATAGCTAAAAATCTCAATAGGTTTCTTAATTAATGGGATCTATGCACCAAGCTAATCTAGCAAGCCTAAATTATCTAAATAATCAATCGGGACCTTCGATTTCAGTAATAAATAAACCTGTCATCATAGCTTCAGACCATGAGAACTGATTAAGTTTTGCTTTCTACTGTAGCAAATACATTTACATAATGGCACTCATCAAGTCAACCCTAAGTTACAGTAATAATCCAGAGTTGTGTCATCCATATGCATGGATGGATTCACGAAACCCATGCTCAAGTTTGCATGACCAGGCAATATGGATGAGTAGAATCAAGTTACCTCCTGCAATGAAGTTCAGAGAAAAGCATAAAAGATGCTATGACAAAATCAAGTTGGCAAATTTATGCCATATGTTTTGCATTAGAAACGAATTGATGTATGAGCTATTATGCATTTATGCTATCTGGCCTTCAATCAACCTTCTAACGAGAAAAACCTCCTTGTTGGCATCACAGCCAGGAGGCTGAGGGCAGCAACCAAACACATGCACAGGCATACTAGGGTGACTGGGTCCTAAGTCACAGCCTCTCTACTTGCAAAGATAATGAATATAACCATCCCTAGACCCCGCATTGGTAGAGCCTTGTACACTAGACCACCTTCATCATATGGCATCCTGATTAGGTCATACAGTGTAAGCTTCAACAACTGGGTACTTGTATAAGAAAAACATCCAACAATTTTGAAGAACTTTCATAATCTAATTTCTCATAGGATAAACATGATCTCTTTTGTATAAGAAATTAGCGGAAAGCATATATATGACAGAGAAATTATATATCAGAATATGATCAAAGCCAAAGATGAAAAGCAACATACTTTTCATTCCTCTGGTACAATCTTCATCCACTGATGAAATCTCATCGACCTTTTCAGAATCCACTTCAGCAAGTTTTTCCAATTTGACTTTTTTTTCTGATACATGATCACTCCTTTTGCTCTTTCCAACCCTCTTTAGCTTCTCTGTTAAAACAAACATAATAAATTAAGACCATAATCATTCAGCAACTGTGTGTAAGTATTTAAAAAAACAAATATAGAATCTCACTGGTTTTAATTCTTTTTCCAATACAAGCTTCCTCAACACCAGAAGAACCAACAGTTTCACTATGTTCTTTAACTTCTACAGAGCCATTTTCTGCTGTCTGGCCAGCTATAGAAGTAGATCCAATATAAGTAAATCAGCATAATGAAAGCAATACAGTTGCAGATGAAATACAGTAAAGGAACTCCAAAAATATAAGTTCATATATATTCATCCATATTAACAGTTATTCTTTGAAGGCAAAAGTTGGCAGAAATAATAAGAGCTAAAATTGTAagtcaaaaagaagaaacaaaagagaTACACATAAGAGCATTATGTATAAGAAAATAGTACATGACATCATTAAATCCAAAGCTAATAATCATAACTCATAAGTTCAAATTTGTTGCAAAATACTAAAGATTTGAGCCAACATCACCATCATCCAAGACTTTCCCACTACTACGGTATATATACATATCGAGCAAAACTCAAAATAGAGAAAACACACTCAAGTTCAAGGTACGCACCGTTCCGAGCATGAATAGGGATGTGGACTGCCCCCATTAAGGTGGTCCAagccattttatttatttactttttaaaTCCAGGCTTTGGGTTTTAGTGCATGCACACAAAGTCATGACTTGCACTGCCACCTATTGCTACCAAACCTCCCAGAACTCCTTTGCCTCCACTgtgaccaccaccacctcctcttctcttccgatttatttatttacattttAAATCCAGGCATTGGGTTCTAGCACATCATGACatgaaaaaatattatgatgtagAATAGAGTAGGGAAGTAGAGAGAAAGCgaggggaagagaaagaaagagaagtgtgagataagagaggagatgtaattcttttcattcaaatctaaAGTGCTTCGTCCATTGACAAGCTccactatttataggggtttaggagcATTGGTATAATCAATGGAGACAATAATTCTCAAGAGTAACCCCCTAAGGAACTTGTATGTCTTTAAAAATCCCAAATGTGACTTCTAGAATAtctaaatagtaaatgagtgcacTTAGTACAAAATGAGTCCCTAGATTAGTTAGCACTTAGAAAAACCAAAAGCCTTTTCAATTTTCAACACAACTCTTAGAATTTCTGGAGTCTGgactaactaattgatgactttttgttgatttctttcCCTAGAATAAACTTTTCTAAAATTCTTTGTATAAACAAATTGTTCTCCATCATTCTCTCCCGATGGAAAAGAACTCGAGCCTTGAGAGTGACTTGCAAGATATTGATCCAATAAGTCTAATGCAAAGTCACAAAGTTCCTCAAAAATAATCCAAGTGGCATCAGAAGTTGGACAATTACACCACTTGACAAAAGAAGTATTGAGTGATGCTAGTGGCATGGGAGAATTGGTGTTTTAATAAGGCGATCATCAAGAATGGCCTCTACGCCATCACTGTGTTATGGGAGAATTGGTGTTTTACGAGGATTGTCGATTGCGGGAACACCGATAGAGACAGAGAGGAGGCTCAAAAGTTAAATCCTCCACATTAAAAACTGGACTAATATTTAAGTCGAAAAGCAAATCGAGCATATA of the Musa acuminata AAA Group cultivar baxijiao chromosome BXJ2-10, Cavendish_Baxijiao_AAA, whole genome shotgun sequence genome contains:
- the LOC135585275 gene encoding uncharacterized protein LOC135585275 isoform X1 — its product is MGKDKKVGKAAQGTTKSLPKLTKQKLKLEEDPDSGNQTAGGASTEAENNLRILKGKKVWKAAKGTSKLLVKLRKKKLKLEEDPSFDDQTVEGASTEAKNNLRILKEHKKNKAKPMEKKGKLSKTKKGGEDNKSFTSNGGQHLNKDDHVFDLINSGQTAENGSVEVKEHSETVGSSGVEEACIGKRIKTKKLKRVGKSKRSDHVSEKKVKLEKLAEVDSEKVDEISSVDEDCTRGMKKWLINYKESRQGLKILQQRIDEFITAYEAQQEQERREREAIAAEGGWTVVVHHKGRKKTTDSESGITVGSVAQAAVLDNMARKKNKEVALDFYRFKKQEAQRSEVMMLQSKFEQDKKRIQQLRAARKFRPY
- the LOC135585275 gene encoding uncharacterized protein LOC135585275 isoform X2, producing the protein MGKDKKVGKAAQGTTKSLPKLTKQKLKLEEDPDSGNQTAGGASTEAENNLRILKGKKVWKAAKGTSKLLVKLRKKKLKLEEDPSFDDQTVEGASTEAKNNLRILKAGQTAENGSVEVKEHSETVGSSGVEEACIGKRIKTKKLKRVGKSKRSDHVSEKKVKLEKLAEVDSEKVDEISSVDEDCTRGMKKWLINYKESRQGLKILQQRIDEFITAYEAQQEQERREREAIAAEGGWTVVVHHKGRKKTTDSESGITVGSVAQAAVLDNMARKKNKEVALDFYRFKKQEAQRSEVMMLQSKFEQDKKRIQQLRAARKFRPY